In one Solanum lycopersicum chromosome 11, SLM_r2.1 genomic region, the following are encoded:
- the LOC138339386 gene encoding uncharacterized protein, which translates to MNPPSFTGSSNTENPENFMEELKKEERDEDAPHSSWACFEDAFLERFFPRELKKEKVREFLTLKQDFLSIHEYGLKFNQLFRYASNMVKDMRSRINLFVVGLGRASSREGRFAMMIGDMDISSLMIYVQQVEEEKLSDKRSSRERELRRGMSSGSRSMIPSSRPSNKNRRGPAPSPVSAPAPKNKSCFKFDQTGYLMRECPKSMQGGGNGGNRAQYSLVAPLDRVATRGATSGWRRNKPLVCSIIAKNMRIRQMLSLV; encoded by the exons atgaatcccccaAGCTTCACTGGTTCGAGTAACACTGAGAATCCGGAGAACTTTAtggaagagttgaagaag gaggaaagagatgaggatgCACCACATTCGAGTTGGGCTTGCTTTGAAGATGCTTTCTTGGAGCGTTTCTTTCCCCGGGAACTGAAGAAAGAAAAGGTACGAGAGTTCCTTACTCTGAAACAAGACTTCTTGAGTATTCATGAATATGGTTTGAAGTTCAACCAACTATTTCGCTATGCTTCTAATATGGTTAAGGATATGAGGAGTAGAATAAACTTATTTGTGGTTGGCTTGGGTCGTGCATCAAGCAGAGAAGGAAGATTTGCCATGATGATTGGGGACATGGACATTTCAAGTTTAATGATCTATGTGCAGCAGGTAGAGGAAGAGAAGCTTAGCGATAAAAGGagttcaagagaaagagagctAAGACGGGGAATGAGTTCGGGCAGCAGAAGCATGATTCCATCCAGTCGTCCTTCCAACAAAAACAGAAGGGGTCCTGCACCATCCCCTGTtagtgcacctgcacctaaGAATAAGA GTTGTTTCAAGTTCGATCAGACTGGGTATTTAATGAGAGAGTGTCCAAAGAGCATGCAAGGCGGTGGTAATGGGGGAAATAGAGCTCAGTATTCATTAGTTGCTCCACTAGACAGGGTTGCAACTAGGGGAGCTACTTCTGGTTGGCGGAGGAACAAACCACTTGTATGCTCAATAATTGCCAAGAACATGAGAATTCGCCAGATGTTGTCACTGGTATAA
- the LOC138339385 gene encoding uncharacterized protein, with protein sequence MNPIKGRVCVPRVDDLINTILTETHSSRYSIHPGATKMYRDLKQHFWWSRMKRDIVDFIAKCPNCQQVKYEHQRPGGTLQRMPIPGWKWERIAMDFVVGLPKTMGKYDSIWVIVDRLTKSAHFIPVKVTYNAEKLAKLYISEVVRLHGVPLSIISDRAHCYAFPGRSEEEASDAVITGNLLVCDCMASVLFDPGSTFSYVSSSFANGLNLHCELLDMPIRVSTPVGESVVVEKVYRSCLVNFVGSNTYVDLVILEMDDFDVILGMTWLSPQFAILDCNAKTVTLAKPGTDPLVWEGDYTSNPVRIVSFLRAKKMISKGCLAFLAHLKDDTTQVPSIESVSVVREFLDVFPADLPGMPPDRDIDFCIDLEPGTRPISIPPYRMAPAELRELKAQLQELLNKGFIRPSASPWGAPVLFVKKKDGSFRMCIDYRQMNKVTIKNKYPLSRIDDLFDQLQGACVFSKIDLRSGYHQLKIRATDVPKTAFRTRYGHYEFVVMSFGLTNAPAAFMSLMNGIFKPYLDLFVIVFIDDILVYSKSKKEHEEHLRMVLEMLREKKLYAKFSKCEFWLDAVSFLGHVVSKDGVMVDPSKIETVKNWVRPTNVSEIRSFVGLASYYRRFVKGFSSIASQLTNLTKQNVPFVWSDECEESFQKLKTLLTTAPILTLPVEGKNFIVYCDASYSGLGAVLMQEKSVKMRKVIAVDGTFLRSKYGGVLLSAVTRDAENHILSVAFYFVPKAAETLERIGFHTWSRAFCPRNRYNIMTSNIVESVNVMFDVEREFNIFTLFDEISRRFALLFYQRRMEPVHSANRFVPSIEKDISEYVNAVNKLLAHQIANYKFSVTGHGDVATTNLQRRTCTCRIFDLDKIPCPHAMAAIRSQHGDDFGN encoded by the exons ATGAATccaatcaagggaagggtatgtgtaccccgcgtcgatgatttgatcaacactattctgacagagactcatagttcaaggtattctatacatccgggtgcaaccaagatgtatcgtgacctaaaacaacacttttggtggagtagaatgaagcgtgatattgttgactttattgccaagtgtccgaactgccaacaagtaaagtatgaacaccaaaggcccggaggaacacttcagagaatgcccattccaggatggaagtgggaaagaattgcaatggattttgtggttggtcttccgaagacaatgggtaagtatgactccatttgggtgattgttgataggttaactaaatctgctcatttcattccggtcaaggtgacttacaatgcagaaaagttagccaaactttacatctcggaagtggtgcgattgcatggggttccactatccatcatatcagatagggcccattgttacgctttccctgggcggtctgaagaggaggcatctgatgctgtcatcacaggtaatcttctggtttgtgattgcatggcttctgtattgtttgatcctggatccacattttcttatgtatcttcctcatttgctaatggtctaaatttacattgtgaattacttgatatgcctattcgtgtttctactccggtgggtgagtctgtggtagttgaaaaggtgtataggtcttgtttggtgaactttgtggggagcaacacttatgtagatttggttatcttagaaatggatgattttgatgtaattctgggtatgacttggctttctccgcaatttgcgatcttggattgtaatgctaaaacggtgacgttagccaagcctgggacagacccgttagtgtgggaaggtgactacacttccaatccggtccgcatcgtctcctttcttcgtgctaagaaaatgattagtaaagggtgtttagctttcttggcacatctcaaggatgacactacccaagtaccttcgattgagtcggtttcagtagttcgtgagtttctggatgtgttccctgcagatcttcctggtatgccaccggatagggatattgacttctgtattgatctcgaaccgggcacacgccccatttctatacccccttatagaatggctcccgcagagttgagagagttaaaagcacaacttcaagagttattgaacaaaggcttcattagaccaagtgcatctccttggggtgctccggttttgtttgtaaagaagaaggatgggagttttcggatgtgcatagactacagacaaatgaataaagtaactattaagaacaagtaccctctttcccgcattgatgacttgttcgatcagttacaaggtgcttgtgtcttctctaagattgatttgagatccggttatcatcaattgaaaatacgggcaacggatgtgccaaagactgcttttcgaacgaggtatgggcattacgaatttgtagtgatgtcttttggtctaacgaatgcccctgctgcgttcatgagcttgatgaacgggatttttaaaccatatttggacctcttcgtgatcgtatttattgatgatatattagtatactcaaagagcaagaaggaacatgaagaacatttgagaatggtattggaaatgttgagggagaaaaagctttatgccaagttctctaagtgtgagttttggctagatgcagtgtccttcttgggacacgtggtttctaaggatggagtgatggtggatccttctaagattgagacagtgaagaattgggtaagacctactaatgtgtcagaaataaggagctttgttgggttagctagctactaccgtcgatttgtcaagggattctcttctattgcttcccaattgacgaacttgactaagcagaatgttccatttgtatggtcggacgaatgtgaggaaagctttcagaagctcaaaactttgttgaccaccgcacctatccttaccttgccagtagagggtaagaacttcattgtttattgtgatgcatcctattcgggtttgggtgcagtactaatgcaagagaagagtgtga aaatgagaaaagTAATAGCCGTTGATGGCACATTTCTAAGGAGCAAGTATGGAGGAGTTCTTCTATCGGCGGTGACACGAGATGCCGAGAATCATATACTTTCAGTGGCTTTCT ATTTTGTACCAAAGGCCGCTGAAACTCTTGAACGTATTGGATTTCACACATGGAGTAGGGCATTTTGCCCGAGAAATAG ATATAACATTATGACGTCAAACATCGTGGAATCGGTGAATGTTATGTTTGATGTTGAAagagaatttaatattttcactctatttgatgaaataagcaGGAGATTTGCATTGTTATTTTACCAGAGGCGCATGGAACCGGTGCACTCCGCAAATAGATTTGTTCCTTCAATTGAAAAAGACATATCAGAGTACGTCAACGCGGTCAACAAGTTGTTGGCCCATCAAATCGCTAACTACAAGTTCAGTGTCACTGGTCATGGAGATGTTGCTACTACAAATCTACAAAGAAGAACTTGTACCTGTAGAATTTTTGATTTGGACAAAATACCTTGTCCACATGCCATGGCAGCGATTCGATCCCAACATGGTGATGATTTTGGAAATTAG